One region of Caldanaerobius fijiensis DSM 17918 genomic DNA includes:
- a CDS encoding Gx transporter family protein has translation MPKSTRSYIDWNSLSGTRKLVFLSILIANSLALYIIEGMIPVPFIVPGAKLGLANIITVISLYLFGFYNTLVVIGVRILLSAFFAASPSSFFYSIGGGLLSLVAMFAVKNLGGDNVSEIGVSVIGAVFHNIGQMAVAALILQNVNIMIYVPVLMIVGIGTGIFVGLSARFVMNHWRKLKGINLY, from the coding sequence ATGCCCAAATCGACCAGGTCGTATATTGATTGGAACTCCCTATCGGGAACTCGAAAGTTGGTTTTTTTGTCTATATTGATAGCTAATTCTCTAGCTTTATACATTATAGAAGGAATGATTCCTGTTCCTTTTATTGTGCCAGGTGCTAAATTGGGGCTTGCCAACATAATAACTGTAATATCGCTTTATTTATTCGGATTTTACAACACTCTTGTAGTAATAGGGGTGAGGATACTTTTGTCCGCGTTTTTTGCGGCGTCACCCTCTTCTTTTTTCTACAGCATTGGTGGCGGACTTTTAAGCCTTGTGGCCATGTTTGCCGTGAAAAACCTGGGAGGAGATAATGTAAGCGAGATTGGAGTAAGCGTTATAGGAGCTGTATTTCACAATATCGGCCAGATGGCGGTGGCTGCTCTGATATTGCAAAATGTCAACATAATGATTTATGTTCCCGTTTTGATGATAGTGGGTATAGGGACAGGTATTTTTGTAGGCTTATCTGCCAGATTCGTAATGAATCACTGGAGAAAATTAAAAGGAATAAATCTATATTGA
- a CDS encoding NusG domain II-containing protein — protein sequence MKKGDIVVALFMAILAVVLLGFYNITSNRHYAHKYAVITVDGKFYKKVSLDDTNYQQKIPVVTKYGKDILMVKDGGIKVIYAECPDKICIKEGFIDKPGQSIVCLPFRIVVEIKGEKNAQIDQVVY from the coding sequence TTGAAAAAAGGCGATATCGTCGTGGCGCTTTTTATGGCGATTTTGGCTGTAGTTTTGCTGGGTTTTTACAACATAACATCAAATCGTCATTATGCTCATAAATATGCGGTTATAACAGTGGATGGCAAGTTTTATAAAAAGGTCTCCCTGGATGACACCAATTATCAGCAGAAAATTCCTGTTGTTACAAAGTACGGCAAAGATATATTGATGGTTAAAGATGGTGGAATAAAAGTCATCTACGCTGAATGCCCTGATAAGATATGTATTAAAGAGGGTTTTATTGACAAACCGGGGCAAAGCATTGTGTGTTTGCCGTTCCGAATAGTAGTAGAGATAAAAGGTGAAAAAAATGCCCAAATCGACCAGGTCGTATATTGA